The Vibrio chagasii genome includes a region encoding these proteins:
- a CDS encoding GNAT family N-acetyltransferase: MSLTIRQVTVDDAQGIIDVLNPIIIEGRYTILDQTFTLDEEKGFIESFPERGVFSVAVNQTTNQLLGFQNVEPFASYTKAFDHVGIIGTYVDENSRGQGVAKQLFEHTFEVAKTKGYEKLFAYVLAGNERALAVYLKQGFETVGIAKKHAKIGGQYYDEILIEKFL, encoded by the coding sequence ATGAGCTTAACAATCAGACAAGTTACAGTAGATGATGCTCAGGGTATTATCGATGTATTAAACCCAATCATCATCGAAGGGCGTTATACCATCTTAGATCAGACGTTTACGTTGGATGAAGAGAAAGGTTTTATTGAGTCGTTTCCCGAACGTGGCGTGTTCAGTGTTGCTGTTAATCAAACGACTAATCAATTGCTTGGTTTTCAAAACGTAGAACCGTTTGCCTCTTATACGAAAGCCTTTGATCATGTCGGTATTATTGGGACTTATGTTGACGAAAACAGCCGTGGGCAAGGCGTCGCAAAACAGTTATTTGAACATACGTTCGAAGTCGCAAAAACCAAAGGCTACGAAAAGCTTTTTGCTTATGTTCTAGCTGGTAACGAACGCGCATTAGCGGTTTACCTTAAACAGGGCTTTGAAACTGTCGGAATAGCAAAGAAACACGCCAAGATTGGCGGCCAGTACTATGATGAGATTCTTATCGAGAAGTTCTTATAA
- a CDS encoding ASCH domain-containing protein, which produces MEERSKAYLDSYLNSLPAEVAKKYTSFSADYYCADEYNANLCAQLILKGEKQASCSMEYWYSHEGETMPVVGHLQVVTDWHGEPVCIVELTSVSLCRYNQVTAEFAAAEGEGDKTLEWWREAHWNFFSRECEELKITPSEDMMLVLERFKVVHQ; this is translated from the coding sequence ATGGAAGAAAGAAGCAAAGCCTATCTAGATAGTTATCTCAATTCACTGCCGGCTGAAGTTGCCAAAAAATACACCTCATTCAGTGCCGACTATTACTGTGCGGATGAATACAACGCCAATCTATGCGCGCAGCTGATACTGAAAGGTGAAAAACAAGCCTCATGCAGCATGGAATATTGGTATAGCCATGAAGGCGAAACCATGCCCGTTGTTGGACATTTACAGGTGGTCACTGATTGGCACGGTGAGCCTGTCTGTATTGTTGAACTTACCTCGGTGTCATTGTGCCGATATAACCAGGTGACGGCTGAGTTTGCTGCCGCTGAAGGCGAGGGTGACAAAACGTTGGAATGGTGGCGAGAAGCCCACTGGAACTTTTTTTCTCGTGAGTGTGAAGAATTAAAGATCACACCAAGTGAAGACATGATGTTGGTGCTTGAGCGTTTCAAAGTCGTCCATCAATAA
- a CDS encoding YkgJ family cysteine cluster protein — MKDCNQCGKCCIKYGDGDLAATQEEIDLWELFNPDIFEYVRGGEIWFDPHSGERLTRCPFLELVPNKDTNAQAKYTCSIYLDRPEDCRHYPSLINEMVRDECEMIEVVDLQDTKKAQRRLDLLMKGSRPSSFS, encoded by the coding sequence ATGAAAGATTGTAATCAATGCGGAAAATGCTGCATCAAATATGGAGATGGCGACCTCGCCGCGACTCAAGAAGAGATTGACTTGTGGGAACTGTTCAACCCAGACATCTTTGAATATGTTCGTGGTGGTGAGATTTGGTTTGATCCTCATTCTGGTGAGCGTTTAACTCGTTGCCCGTTTCTAGAACTCGTCCCCAATAAAGACACAAATGCTCAAGCAAAATACACCTGCAGTATTTACTTAGACCGCCCAGAAGATTGCCGACACTACCCTAGCCTAATCAATGAAATGGTGAGGGATGAGTGTGAGATGATTGAAGTGGTGGATCTGCAAGATACGAAAAAAGCTCAAAGAAGACTCGACCTTTTAATGAAAGGAAGTCGCCCTTCAAGCTTTTCATAA
- a CDS encoding pseudouridine synthase — translation MRLDKYLCKSTDLTKSQAIKSIHHGEVSVNSEVVLDESTQVHESNTILLNGDALTLRAFRYILMHKPAGTICSNIDEVYPSLFNYLELDKASELHIAGRLDADTTGLVLITDDGRWSFNITLPTKSCKKVYRVTLSRDVKDDVADKFKAGVPLQGEKNLTRPAELEVISPKEVLLTITEGKFHQVKRMFAAVGNRVVGLHREQIGDVRLDVEEGHWRYLTEDEVNSFGQ, via the coding sequence ATGCGCCTTGATAAATACCTTTGTAAAAGCACAGACCTCACTAAGTCACAAGCCATTAAAAGCATTCATCATGGTGAGGTTAGTGTAAACAGTGAAGTCGTGCTTGATGAATCCACTCAAGTACACGAAAGTAATACCATCTTGCTGAATGGCGACGCATTAACGCTACGCGCGTTTCGTTATATCTTGATGCACAAGCCAGCAGGCACCATCTGTTCCAATATCGACGAAGTGTATCCATCTCTTTTCAATTATTTAGAGTTAGATAAAGCGTCTGAACTGCACATCGCAGGGCGTTTAGATGCTGATACCACAGGATTAGTGTTAATCACCGATGATGGTCGTTGGTCTTTCAACATCACATTGCCCACAAAGTCGTGTAAAAAGGTGTACCGCGTGACATTGTCACGAGATGTTAAAGACGATGTCGCTGATAAGTTTAAAGCAGGGGTTCCGCTGCAAGGTGAGAAGAACCTTACGCGCCCGGCAGAACTAGAAGTAATTAGCCCAAAAGAAGTGCTCTTAACCATCACCGAGGGTAAGTTTCATCAAGTTAAGCGAATGTTTGCTGCTGTTGGTAACCGAGTGGTTGGGCTACATAGAGAGCAAATAGGCGACGTCCGTTTAGATGTTGAAGAAGGCCACTGGCGTTACCTCACTGAAGATGAAGTTAACTCCTTTGGCCAGTAA
- a CDS encoding HAD family hydrolase, translated as MTKATKSTAQIKLTKTVLFDWGNTLMIDFPDAQGKMCDWETVQEVSGAQALLAQLSKHHNIYVATNAADSSKTDIIHAFERVGLSQYIDGYFCKASIGLSKYEPGFYPAIISQLGIKPQEITMIGDTLEKDIYPALEAGLQAVWLNTEGAITDTNLPIVEVQNLTELLELYNG; from the coding sequence ATGACCAAAGCTACAAAATCAACGGCTCAAATCAAGCTGACCAAAACCGTCTTATTTGATTGGGGCAACACCTTAATGATCGACTTCCCAGATGCACAAGGGAAAATGTGTGACTGGGAAACTGTACAAGAAGTGAGTGGGGCACAAGCCTTACTCGCTCAATTGTCGAAGCATCACAACATCTATGTTGCCACCAATGCGGCCGATTCTAGTAAAACTGACATAATCCACGCGTTTGAGCGAGTTGGCTTGTCCCAATACATTGATGGCTACTTCTGTAAGGCGAGTATTGGCTTATCTAAATACGAACCGGGCTTTTATCCTGCGATCATCTCGCAACTCGGGATAAAGCCACAAGAGATCACCATGATTGGCGATACCCTAGAAAAAGATATTTACCCTGCGCTTGAAGCTGGCCTACAGGCTGTTTGGCTGAATACCGAAGGCGCCATTACAGATACAAACTTACCTATCGTTGAGGTTCAAAACCTGACCGAACTACTGGAGTTATACAATGGATGA
- a CDS encoding D-2-hydroxyacid dehydrogenase family protein produces the protein MKIAILDDYQNAVKSLECYRKLEQHDVTVFTETYPENELVLKLYDFEALVLIRERTEITESLLSKLPNLKVISQTGKVSNHIDPQLCERFGVKVLEGRGSPVAPSELCWALIMAASRHIPTYASNLKHNQWQDSGVLGLGRTLRGLKLGIWGYGKIGRCIAQYAKAFGMDVMVWGSQNSRDQAHADGFEVAATKPAFFESVDLLSLHLRLNSVTKGCVTASDLSVMKPDSLFVNISRAELVEPEALLNELTKVPSKRAAIDVFDIEPATPDNEPLLSLPNVTATPHLGYVEQNSYELYFDIAFDNILSYQKGGI, from the coding sequence GTGAAAATTGCGATATTGGATGATTATCAAAATGCAGTAAAAAGCCTCGAGTGTTATCGTAAGTTAGAACAACATGACGTCACCGTGTTCACCGAGACCTATCCAGAAAATGAACTAGTGTTGAAGCTGTACGACTTTGAGGCGCTTGTGCTCATTCGCGAGCGTACCGAAATCACGGAGTCGCTGCTATCTAAACTGCCAAATCTAAAAGTGATCAGCCAAACCGGAAAAGTCAGTAATCACATCGATCCACAACTGTGTGAACGTTTCGGTGTGAAAGTGCTAGAAGGACGAGGTTCACCTGTCGCGCCCTCTGAGCTCTGTTGGGCATTGATTATGGCGGCATCTCGTCACATTCCTACTTACGCTTCAAACCTTAAACATAACCAATGGCAAGATTCAGGCGTACTTGGTTTAGGTAGAACGCTGAGGGGCTTAAAGCTTGGCATTTGGGGCTATGGAAAAATCGGGCGCTGCATCGCGCAATACGCCAAAGCGTTCGGGATGGATGTCATGGTGTGGGGTAGCCAGAATTCGCGAGACCAAGCACATGCCGATGGTTTTGAGGTGGCAGCAACCAAGCCGGCATTTTTCGAGAGTGTTGACTTACTCTCATTACACCTTCGTTTAAACAGTGTTACTAAAGGCTGTGTTACTGCCAGTGACCTCAGCGTAATGAAACCTGACTCGCTATTCGTGAATATCAGCCGAGCGGAGTTAGTCGAACCAGAAGCCTTGCTTAACGAACTCACTAAGGTACCAAGCAAAAGAGCAGCAATAGATGTGTTTGATATTGAACCTGCGACACCAGATAACGAACCTCTGCTATCTCTACCAAATGTGACTGCAACGCCGCATTTGGGCTACGTTGAACAAAATAGTTACGAACTCTACTTTGATATCGCTTTTGATAACATTCTGTCCTATCAAAAAGGTGGTATATAG
- a CDS encoding VOC family protein produces the protein MGNLKVTEIKSFVPAKDFDLSKRFYQALGFELMSEFHDIAYFRHDDYAFLLQDFYEPVHCHNYMMHLLVEDVKSWYQHVQNSNVMAEFEVTVTEVVEQPWGMLEFCITDPSGVLWRVAENIRPRNS, from the coding sequence ATGGGAAACCTCAAAGTCACTGAAATAAAATCGTTTGTGCCCGCAAAAGATTTCGATCTATCTAAGCGATTTTACCAAGCTCTGGGGTTTGAGCTCATGTCTGAGTTCCATGATATCGCTTATTTTCGTCACGATGATTATGCATTCCTTTTACAAGATTTTTACGAACCTGTACACTGTCACAATTACATGATGCACTTGCTCGTAGAGGACGTAAAAAGTTGGTATCAGCATGTACAAAACTCTAATGTAATGGCGGAATTTGAAGTAACCGTTACCGAGGTGGTTGAGCAACCTTGGGGAATGCTTGAGTTTTGTATCACTGACCCAAGTGGCGTGTTATGGCGCGTTGCCGAGAACATAAGGCCGCGTAACTCGTAA
- a CDS encoding class I SAM-dependent methyltransferase produces the protein MDDHSEIWRQYYQKALDKPHSKRTEFAMKLNESRLNVAIDCGCGTGSDIAFLEQQGYQVYGFDVNPDSISICRDRFGQKAWVEISQSAFEDYDYPKAGLVTANSSLFFAEPNQFDETWQRIINNIEIGGVFAGDFMGVDDSWAYGYRTSTTPLTKAKVLSLFDAFEVIRFHERDEQALTSLGKMKHWHTYSVVAIKRRPT, from the coding sequence ATGGATGATCATTCAGAGATTTGGCGCCAGTATTATCAAAAAGCCTTAGATAAGCCTCATTCAAAAAGAACAGAATTCGCTATGAAGCTTAACGAGTCACGCTTAAACGTTGCGATCGACTGTGGCTGTGGTACAGGAAGTGACATTGCGTTTTTAGAGCAACAAGGTTATCAAGTTTATGGTTTCGACGTTAATCCTGACTCAATATCGATATGTAGAGACAGGTTCGGTCAAAAAGCTTGGGTCGAGATATCTCAAAGCGCATTTGAAGATTATGATTATCCCAAAGCCGGGCTAGTGACCGCTAATTCCAGTCTATTTTTTGCAGAGCCGAATCAGTTTGATGAAACGTGGCAACGAATCATCAATAACATTGAAATCGGTGGTGTATTCGCAGGTGATTTCATGGGGGTAGATGATAGTTGGGCTTATGGTTATCGAACCTCTACAACGCCTCTCACAAAGGCAAAAGTACTGAGTCTATTTGATGCGTTCGAAGTTATCCGTTTTCACGAGCGAGACGAACAAGCGCTTACATCATTAGGCAAGATGAAGCATTGGCATACTTACTCTGTTGTGGCGATTAAGCGACGTCCAACCTAG
- a CDS encoding SpoIIAA family protein, producing MSIERHGISVGIERVSGETIIVFKAKGKLTHDDYQAMIPILKTTIKEIDSSTLKMLVDISTLTGWELRAAWDDFKLGLELNSKIDKIAICGDQSWQELASKVGSWFVSGDIKSFEDHDSAIEWLVD from the coding sequence ATGAGTATCGAACGTCATGGAATATCGGTTGGAATTGAGCGTGTTAGCGGCGAAACCATCATCGTGTTCAAAGCGAAAGGGAAATTAACGCACGACGACTATCAAGCAATGATTCCCATCTTAAAAACCACCATAAAAGAGATCGATTCGTCCACACTGAAGATGCTTGTCGATATCTCCACATTAACGGGCTGGGAACTGCGCGCCGCGTGGGATGATTTCAAACTCGGGCTAGAACTCAACTCCAAGATAGACAAAATCGCTATTTGTGGTGATCAAAGCTGGCAAGAACTGGCATCTAAAGTGGGAAGCTGGTTTGTGTCTGGTGACATCAAGTCATTCGAAGATCACGACTCTGCGATAGAGTGGCTTGTTGATTAG
- a CDS encoding NUDIX hydrolase, with translation MNKVIDKLAWVFIQDGKLLMVRSKGKERFYLPGGKREAGESDEQALLREIKEEISVDLVPDSLKYVETFTGQADGKAEGISVQLTCYVADYTGELSPDAEIEELKFVDGNDREVCSLAALVALDWLEENQYLS, from the coding sequence ATGAATAAGGTAATTGATAAGCTCGCTTGGGTATTCATTCAAGATGGCAAGCTGTTAATGGTGAGATCAAAAGGTAAAGAACGGTTTTACTTACCGGGTGGAAAACGTGAAGCGGGTGAAAGTGATGAGCAAGCATTGCTTCGTGAAATCAAAGAAGAGATTTCAGTCGATTTAGTGCCTGATTCACTCAAATACGTTGAGACGTTTACTGGCCAGGCTGATGGCAAAGCGGAAGGTATTTCAGTGCAATTGACTTGTTACGTTGCAGACTACACGGGCGAATTATCACCAGACGCTGAAATCGAAGAGCTTAAGTTTGTCGATGGCAATGACAGAGAAGTATGTTCATTGGCGGCACTGGTTGCGCTAGATTGGTTAGAAGAGAATCAGTACTTGTCTTAA
- a CDS encoding sugar O-acetyltransferase, with protein MDIKAKMHSQDVYYCDDVDLVAEQTQCLEVLYDFNHTRPSEGKKRQQIMKQLFAEVGEGCYIEPPLHANWGRHTHLGNNVYVNFNLTLVDDTDVFIGDNVMIAPNVTIATGTHPISPELRLKAAQFNVPVRICNNVWLGARTVVLPGVTIGENSVIGAGSIVTKDIPANVVAVGNPCKVVREINERDREYYHKDRRIPEELK; from the coding sequence ATGGATATAAAGGCAAAAATGCACAGCCAAGACGTTTATTACTGTGATGACGTTGATCTGGTCGCCGAGCAAACGCAATGTTTAGAAGTGCTGTACGATTTCAACCACACTCGCCCGAGTGAAGGTAAAAAACGCCAACAAATTATGAAGCAACTCTTCGCAGAGGTCGGCGAGGGTTGTTACATAGAGCCGCCACTACACGCCAACTGGGGGCGTCATACTCACTTAGGTAACAACGTATACGTAAACTTCAACCTAACGCTTGTTGATGATACCGACGTATTCATCGGCGATAACGTAATGATTGCACCTAACGTAACCATCGCGACAGGCACACATCCCATCAGCCCAGAACTCAGGCTCAAAGCCGCCCAGTTCAATGTTCCTGTCCGTATCTGCAACAACGTATGGCTTGGCGCGCGCACAGTTGTTTTACCGGGCGTTACCATAGGTGAAAACTCGGTTATCGGAGCGGGCAGTATAGTCACCAAAGACATCCCAGCCAATGTGGTAGCTGTTGGTAACCCTTGCAAAGTAGTGAGAGAAATCAACGAACGCGACCGAGAGTACTACCACAAAGATCGCCGTATACCAGAAGAGCTTAAGTAA